The sequence CAACTTGTACAACTCGTCGGCTGCGGCGGTGTCGTCCAAGGTGTTGAGTTCTTGAAGTTCGCGCATGCCGATGGCGAAGACATTCGTAAAGATCGCTTCGTCGATTTGCCCCAGCAGCATCGTCAGGCGGTGCTGTCCTTGGACCAATCCGTCCTGACCGGCAACCGACAGTTGCCCAACGGCACCTTCATCGGTCAACTTCGCGTGGCGACGGATGTGGTAGCCGCCACCGGGACCGGTAACACGAATCGCTCCGCCAGGCGTCCCGCCATGGATCGGCGGCAGGTATTTTTCACGTCGGTCGGGGGTGAATCCGTAAAGCATTGAACGCAAGTACTGCATGACAGTCGTCTTGCCGGCCTCGTTGGGGCCGTAAAACAAGGTCATGCCGTCTTGTAGTGAGTCAACGCTCAGTCCGGTCCAAACGCCGAAACCGTCGATGTGCAGGTCTTTGACTTTCATGATTGATTTACCCAATCTGGCTTGCCGCCTCGAAGCAATTCGACGCCGAGCAGTGTTGCCTGGTCCAGCGTTTCCTGTTTGTTGTTTGCTGGGATCTCAGCCAGCATGGTGGTGGTCGAAGTCGGCAAACCTGGATGCTCTTCGGTCATCGGCAACAGGTTGAATGCCTTCGCTTCGCCCTTGCGATGGTCAGCAACGACTCGCAAGTAATCGCCCAAGATCGTGTCCTCGTCGTACCAGCTCTTGGGATACTTTTGTGGCGGACGAATTCGCAAACTTGTTGACCACGCGGCGGGTGCACCGTGTCCGTATTCACGCTGGATCCAGTCCAACAGGGACTCGCTATCACCGACTCGGCCCATCAGTTCGCTGCTGTCGATCCCGATGTCCCAGCCGATGATCAAGTGACGCCCACCTGCATCGTGCTGCAATCGCACGATTCGCTCACCGATCAGATTTTCGATCGTGCCAACGCCAGCGACATCCGCCGAATCCAATTTGATGTTTTCGTAGCGGAAAACGTCGCATGGCATTTCACTGACGCGCACGTTTTGGTCAGCATCGACGTCGATGATGGAAAAGCCGTGTGGGCCGGCCTCTTTTAGACTCCGCCCTTGAGGACTGCCGGCGAAGACCGCGACGATACCTTCGCTGTCTTCAAGTTCCAGCCGATTGTGACGGCCGCCCAAACACCAGAAATCGAAACGCGTTTCCGCCAAGGTTTCCGTGGTCGCGTCACCATGACCGACACCGATCGTGAACTCGTCACTGCTTTCGGTTTGAAATCCCGGCATGTGCAATGAAGATCGCCCGTCGCTGCTGCGGCCAACGAGCCGACAGATAGCGCGGCCACCGCGAACCACGTTAACCGCGGTCGCTCGATCACGAGAAAACATCGTCACATTTGGCGGAAACACACATGCGTCCGGCCATTGCTGAGGATCGTCGGCGGTCCCCGCAGCCCAATACACTGGCGTTTTCGCCTTGTTGAGCTTTTCAAACTGAGTCAGCAAACGGTTGATGCCGTAAGGCCCAGCAGAACTGGGGTTGAGCAGATCACCGGTCAACAGAACGAAGTCGATATTGTTCGAAAGCGCAGCATCAAATACCGCGTCCATCGCCTGGTGCGGTGCCAAAGCCATTTGATCTTTCAACGGCGGAGGCAGTTCATCCAAATCCCCAAGCGGCTTTTCTAAATGAAAGTCGCTGGCATGGATGAATCGAAAAGATTCGCCCGGCATCGGTTCCCTCCGTTATTGCTCGGCCAACACAAACGCGATCCAAATGTCGCGAATGATTCGTGTCGCTGGCGTGTGTTCCTCGTTTCAAACGATTGCCCGCAGACCCTTCATAGCTCTGCATCCTTGGCGATCGTTTGTCTGTTGCCCGACGGCCTGTCGGCCGCGCGGTTCTGCGAGTTTAACGAAAAGTTGAAAAAAGCACCAAGCCAGTTTTTCCCGCAATGCTAGCAACTGGAAACAGAAGCGATCGGGCCGCCGAAGTCAGACTTGATCACCAGCGAGACTTCAATTCACTTCGTTGACAATCCTCAACGTCGCCTGCTTGGACGATTGGCAACGTCTTGTTGTTTTTGTGCAACTCGATGTGGCGTGATTGAACCGGCTTGACCTTGTC comes from Stieleria sp. JC731 and encodes:
- a CDS encoding exonuclease SbcCD subunit D, which produces MPGESFRFIHASDFHLEKPLGDLDELPPPLKDQMALAPHQAMDAVFDAALSNNIDFVLLTGDLLNPSSAGPYGINRLLTQFEKLNKAKTPVYWAAGTADDPQQWPDACVFPPNVTMFSRDRATAVNVVRGGRAICRLVGRSSDGRSSLHMPGFQTESSDEFTIGVGHGDATTETLAETRFDFWCLGGRHNRLELEDSEGIVAVFAGSPQGRSLKEAGPHGFSIIDVDADQNVRVSEMPCDVFRYENIKLDSADVAGVGTIENLIGERIVRLQHDAGGRHLIIGWDIGIDSSELMGRVGDSESLLDWIQREYGHGAPAAWSTSLRIRPPQKYPKSWYDEDTILGDYLRVVADHRKGEAKAFNLLPMTEEHPGLPTSTTTMLAEIPANNKQETLDQATLLGVELLRGGKPDWVNQS